One genomic region from Hyalangium ruber encodes:
- a CDS encoding carboxymuconolactone decarboxylase family protein, with translation MKQRMNMATVAPGAFQAMLGLENYLHGCGLGEPLLLLIKLRASQLNGCAYCIDMHWKDARALGETEQRLYGLDAWEESPYYTERERAALRWTESVTKLAPGHVPDSVYEAVKPHFSEKELADLTLAVATINAWNRIVISSRTVPGGYTPGTYSPKKP, from the coding sequence ATGAAGCAGCGAATGAACATGGCAACCGTGGCACCTGGGGCATTCCAGGCCATGCTGGGTTTGGAGAACTACCTGCATGGGTGCGGCCTGGGGGAGCCGTTGCTGCTGCTCATCAAGCTCCGCGCCTCACAGCTCAACGGCTGCGCTTACTGCATCGACATGCACTGGAAGGATGCGCGGGCCCTGGGGGAGACAGAGCAGCGGCTGTACGGGCTGGATGCCTGGGAGGAGAGCCCGTACTACACCGAGCGTGAGCGGGCAGCGCTGCGGTGGACCGAGTCCGTCACGAAGCTGGCACCGGGGCACGTGCCGGACTCCGTCTACGAGGCCGTGAAGCCCCACTTCTCCGAGAAGGAACTGGCCGACCTGACGCTGGCCGTGGCCACCATCAACGCGTGGAACCGGATCGTCATCTCCAGCCGCACGGTCCCCGGTGGATACACCCCGGGGACGTACTCCCCGAAGAAGCCCTAG
- a CDS encoding iron chaperone, whose protein sequence is MAEKFASIDDYIRACPKDVQVILKKVRQSIRKVLPTADEKIKYGMPALMLDDRHAVYFAAWKRHIGLYPIYRSNAPIEEELAPYRDAKDTLKFPLNKPVPYDLIERVVAHLVKQRGAAT, encoded by the coding sequence ATGGCAGAGAAGTTCGCGAGCATCGATGACTACATCCGCGCATGCCCCAAAGACGTCCAGGTCATCCTCAAGAAGGTCCGGCAGTCGATCCGGAAGGTGCTGCCTACAGCCGACGAGAAGATCAAGTACGGGATGCCGGCGCTCATGCTCGACGACCGGCATGCGGTGTATTTCGCTGCCTGGAAACGCCATATCGGTCTCTACCCGATCTACCGCTCCAACGCTCCCATAGAGGAGGAACTCGCGCCCTATCGCGACGCGAAGGACACCCTCAAGTTTCCGCTGAACAAGCCGGTCCCCTACGACCTCATCGAGCGGGTCGTCGCCCACCTCGTGAAGCAGCGAGGTGCGGCGACATAG
- a CDS encoding NAD(P)-dependent oxidoreductase — translation MAVTSPTKIVVIGSGLMGSALARAFAVAGHEVAVWNRTPGKAKNVGGGTLAFENLIEAVSGRELVVVSLSNYAACSELFSSEGVSSALAGKTLVQLTSGSPADAREALTWATANGVDYLDAAILAYPSFVATDYATVFYAGSRSVFDRHLETLQAIAKNSVYVDEKIGSAATLDCAILGSYYGSSLALLHAAAMCKAEGLDPKTFFSHKNSFLGLISVTADAAQGMIDRNDFSGDQCSLNTHVAAIEHIVRLSRDASISARFPNELLDNYKRAISAGLGGQELPAVFRTLMQD, via the coding sequence ATGGCCGTCACGAGTCCCACGAAGATTGTAGTCATCGGCAGTGGTCTCATGGGGAGCGCACTGGCGCGAGCCTTCGCAGTGGCGGGTCACGAAGTCGCTGTTTGGAACAGGACTCCAGGCAAAGCCAAGAACGTAGGCGGTGGAACTCTCGCGTTCGAGAACCTGATCGAGGCCGTATCGGGACGAGAGCTCGTCGTCGTCTCTTTGTCCAACTATGCCGCCTGCTCCGAGCTGTTCTCTTCGGAGGGAGTCTCCTCGGCACTGGCCGGAAAGACCCTCGTTCAGCTCACCAGCGGCTCACCCGCGGACGCTCGCGAGGCGCTGACGTGGGCAACGGCAAACGGCGTGGACTACCTGGACGCCGCGATCCTCGCCTACCCGAGCTTCGTCGCCACCGATTACGCGACGGTTTTCTACGCCGGCTCGCGCTCGGTCTTCGACCGGCACCTCGAAACCCTCCAGGCGATCGCCAAGAATTCGGTCTACGTCGATGAAAAGATCGGGTCCGCCGCGACTCTCGACTGCGCGATTCTCGGGTCTTACTACGGGAGCTCGCTGGCGCTCCTCCATGCCGCGGCGATGTGCAAGGCTGAAGGTCTCGACCCGAAGACCTTTTTCTCCCACAAGAACTCCTTCCTCGGTTTGATCTCCGTCACCGCCGATGCCGCGCAGGGAATGATCGATCGCAACGATTTTTCGGGTGACCAGTGCAGTCTCAATACCCACGTCGCTGCCATCGAGCACATCGTCCGGCTGAGCAGGGATGCCAGCATCAGCGCGCGCTTCCCGAACGAGCTGCTCGACAATTACAAGCGAGCCATCAGCGCAGGCTTGGGTGGCCAGGAATTGCCAGCTGTGTTCCGTACCCTGATGCAGGATTGA